Below is a genomic region from Periplaneta americana isolate PAMFEO1 chromosome 7, P.americana_PAMFEO1_priV1, whole genome shotgun sequence.
tgtcttctcagtcgactCTAAGTTTTCTCAGTCCAGTCGCTGTCTAcgcagtcctctctatgtcctgtcagtccactcctgttctctcagtacactttgTGTCCTCGCAGTcccctccctgtcttctcagtctactctatgtcctctcagtacactctatgtcctctcagtccactctatgtcctctcagtatactctgtgtcctctcagtccactccctgttttctccgtctactctgttctctcagtacactctgtgtcgtctcagtccattccctgtcttctcagtccactctatgtcctctcaatccaccctctgttctctcagtacattctgtgtcctctcagtccactccctgttttctgaatccactctatgtctcctcagtccactctcttctctcagtacactctgtgtcgtctcagtccactctacgttcTCTCAGTCAACTCCCTGTTtgctcactccactctatgtcatctcagtccgctctttgtactctcagtccactctatcagtCCAATCAATGTGCTCTCattccaatctctgtcctgtcactgcATTCTCTTTCCTACCAGTCCATTCTCTGTAGCCTCAGTCCAATCTGTCATATCAGTCCACTCtccgtctactctctgtcctctcagtcccctctttgcattttcagttcactcactgtcctctcagtccattgtaTGTGCTCTCGGTCCAATCTCTCTTTTTACTACACTGTCtttcctaccagtccactctTTCTACTCTCTGttcactctttgtcttctcagtccacactcTGTCCCTCAATCCATTCTATGttatctcagtccaatctctgccCTATAAATACTCTGTCtttcctaccagtccactctatatcatcGCAGTCCTGTCTTtgtatctcagtccactctatgtgctcttagtacAGTCTCTGTCCTGTTTCTAcgctctctgttctctcagtccactcactgtcctctcagtccactctatgtgcccccggtccaatctctgtcctgccATTACACTCCCTTTCCTACCAATCCACTCTCTGtagtctcattccactctatgtcatctcagtccactttcagtctactctctgtcctctcagtcctctttttgtcttctcaatccactcactgttctctcagtccactctgtgtgctctcagtccagtctCTGTCCTGTCAATACACTCTCCTTCCtaccagtccactctgtgtcatctcagtctactcttagtactctcagtccactttatgtcttCTGAGTCCAATCTTTATCCTGTTTccacactctctgttctctcagtctaccctctgtcctctcagtccaatctctctcTTGTCACTACACTTTCtttcctaccagtccactctcagtccactctatgtcatctcagccCACTttttgtactctcagtccactctatgtgctctcattccactctatgtgctctcagtccaatctacgttctctcaatccaatctctgtcctgtcactacactttCCCACCAGTCCACTGTTtgtactctcagttcactctatgtgctctcagtccaatctatgtgctctcaatCCAATCTGTGTCCTGTCTCTACACTCTCTTTCATACCagtctatgtcatctcagtccactgtttttactctcagtccactctgtgctctcagtccaatctatgtgctctcaatccaatctgtgtcctgtcactacactctcttttctaccagtccactctcagtccactctatgtcatctcagtccactgtttttactctcagtccactctatgtgctgtcagtccactctatgttatctcagtccactctatgtgctctcagtgcaatctatgtgctctcagtccaatctatgtcctgtcactacactctctttcctaccagtccactctcagttcactctatgtgctctcagtccactctatgtgctctcagtccaatttatgtgctctcaatccaatctgtatcctgtcactacactctctttcctacccttccactctcagtccactctatgtcatctcagtcctctcTTTGTACTCGCACTCCACTCTAAGTGCTCGCattccaatctctgtcctgtttctatactctctgtcctctcattaCACTCAATGTGCTCTCagttcaatctctgtcctgtcactacactctctttcctaTCAGTccaatctcagtccactctttgtattctcagtccactctttggcttctctgtccactctctgtcctctcagtccactctatgtgctctcagtccactctatgtgctctcagtccaatctctgtcctgtgaCTACACTGTCTGTCTTACCAGTtttctctttgtcctctcagtccactctgtcatagcagtccattctctgtcatctcagtctactctctctcctctcagtgcactctaagttctctcagtccaatctctttTCTGCCACAacagtctctgttctctcagtccactctctgtcctctcagtccactctacgtgctctcagtccaatctctgtactGTCACTACATTCTCTGTGCTACCAGTCCAGTCTCTTTCTTCTCAATccgctctatgtgctctcagtcctctCTCTGTCTTGTCACTAAACTCTCTGTCCTGTCAGTTCACTGTCATATCAGTCCAATCTCTCTTCTCTATGTCCACTCTGTCGTCTCAGTCCATTCTAAGTCATCTCAGCCCAtgtctatcctctcagtccactctatatcatctCAGACCacttctgttctctcagtccactctatgtgctctcagtccaatctttgccctgtcactacactctctgtcctactagtgcactctttgccttttcagtccactctgtgtgctatcagtccaatctatgtcctgtcactacactctctgtcctactagtgcactctttgccttctcagtccactctttgtcttctcagtccactctgtgtgctatcagtccaatctacgtcctgtcactacactctctgttctactagtgcactctttgtcttctcagtccactctgtgtgctatcagtccaatctatgtcctgtcactacactctctgtcctactagtgcactctttgccttctcagtccactctgtgtgctatcagtccaatctatgtcctgacACTACACTCTCTGACCTACTAGTGCACtctttgccttctcagtccactctttgccttctcagtccactctgtgtgctatcagtccaatctacgtccggtcactacactctctgttctactagtgcactctttgtcttctcagtccactctgtgtgctatcagtccaatctatgtcctgtcactacactctctgtcctagcAGTTcagtctatttcctctcagtctaaTCTCTGTGCTGtaactacactctctgtcctaccagtccaTTGTCTGTCCTCGTAGTCCACTTTAGGACGTCAGTGCATTACCTTTCCTGTTATTGGGGGATTATACTCGTACTAGGGTACAGAAGTGACTAAGTCACGAAGGTTTAACATACTTTCCCAGGatacattttaaacatttctcATTTCCTTTGTCAAACTGATCCTAGCTCACCCTCACATTGCCTCCACAACCACACACAAACTGACTGATGCCCCTAGATATGCAAGCAACAAAGTTCTTCTAATACAAATGAAATGTGTAGAGCCAAAGATCGTAGGTTAAAATTCATACTACAGAAAATTAATTGGATGAATTACAGGAAGCTTAAAGATAAACCATTACACATGAGCTACTTGAAGGAAGTTTATGCAAGTGCTTCACACGACTATGGAAGAACTTTTGAAGCAAGTGaagaaatatacagagtggaaggtaaccacTGCACGAAATGAAACTGGCAATAGATCTttaggagagatttgaaaaatataaacaaggtttttttttcctaacattcaccattttagaggaaatcattatgtttctatgaaacatttggcaacatcacgactactgcaataactctagcaagcACAGCCGCCCACCTCTGACCTTCCCCtttccctctgctgtactcagtcgaaCACATGCAACAGTGGGCTACATTGCAagttttatttcaacgattttcgcagttattcaattttaattcaaagctaaatgatttaatttgcaaaaaaagacTCAAAACACGTATTATTCAGATTATTTTAACCTATCTCCTAGCATAGCAATCAGTCATTTCTCTCGGATCATTACTGCAATAGAACATGCAAACATTggataaagaatatttttttcctgcttaatggTGCTTCaatgaaggaaaagtgtaataaaagttttactATATTTAACACGTAGAATcacttcttaaattttggtgTATCACTCCCCTTTCACCTTGTATATAGCCAATGTCCCCCACAAATCTGTAAACAAGTGCCAGCCCTTCTGGACTctaagtattcattcatttagtgttctgctccagagcaggtcttttactgcaagccGATAAAAACGATGCTGTTGTAGTTATGTACAAAacagattatattgatattgataaaaCCAATACGTTTTTTAATAACAACCAGATAGTGGAATTAAAAACCGATCCAACTGAAACATATCAAAAGCAAATAAAAACAGTCATCAAAAACGCACCAGATGTAATTCCGAAAAATAAAAGTCACACAATTATAAAGAAAAATCCTAACGCCCCCACCTTGAAAACATTGCCGAAAACACACAAAACGGAACTGTCATGAGACCCATAGTAAAGTGTAGAGACGCACCCAACCATAaacttaataaatatttatacaatttttttaacacaaccatTATTCAAgataataatacaaaacaattaataaataaattacaaaaattaaagacCACAAAAACAACGAAATTATTGTTGCTTGATATAACTAATTTGTATACAAACATCCCCATTAATGAAACCTTAGACATTATAGCCTCAAAACTGAATGAACTTCAACTAAATAGCAATCTAATCCAACAAGTTATTAACCTACTACAAATTTCACTAAAGCACAATTACTTTAAATTCCACAATAAATTGTATGCCCAACCTATAGGTCTAGCAATGGGTGACCCCTTGTCAGGTTTTTTAGCAAATATATTTCTACAACACCTTGAAAATGAACACATCAAAACTTTAAGTAACAGATTTCATTTTTCCATATACACAAGATACGTTGATGATACCCTGATCATTTATGAGGATAGAGATAATCAAAATACACTCATACAAGACGAATTTAGCAAACTACACCAGAATCTGAAATTCACTCTAGAAATAAGTACCAATAATTGTATAAAATTCCTGGATCTAAATATCACTTTAAAACCCCCTAAAATAGTTTTTGACATACACAGAAAACAAACAGCCACCACACATTCCATTGATAAAAATTCCACCCACCCtgcaaaacataaaattagtaaatttagATGTTTAATAGACCGTTTACTCACAACACCATTGAACAGAGACAATTGCAATAAAGAATATAACTATATCCGAAATTTAGCAATAGAAAATGGCTATGACAAATATCTGATCAAAAAattacttaacaaaaagaaagcaaaattatTCAAGAAGAAACATACCACACTCGAACCggagaaatcaaaatctaataaaTCTTGGCAAATTATGACATACTTCGGGAAAATTTCAAATCAATTAAACAACTTCTTTAAAAAACAGAATATCAATATAGCTTCAAAAACTGATAATAAACTTCATAACAAAATTCCCAACAGAACCAACAGTACAGAACCTTTTTCAAACAGTGGTATATACCAATTACATTGTAAAAATTGCCCTAAATTGTACATTGGCCAAACCCGCAGGAATTTTAGAATTAGATATATACAacagattttaaatataatagaaataaataaaaaattcctAATCACCTTATCGAGGAAGGACACAAGTTAACCAATATAAATGATGCATTAAAAGTCATAAAGGTCATTAACAGTTCTTTAATCGACACAGCCGAACAATATTACATTGCCAAGAGCTACAATGAAGGAAACCCCCTCATAAACGAACAAATAGCCAACACTAATAATCCTTTATTCAATCTATTTAAATTAATCCCACAAAAACTAACAAAACCAGCTCCCACACAGGTCCCCCACACCCCACCCCACTTCCGGTTCCGCTAGATGTCCATTAGGTTAAGATCAATCTGAGCACTTCCCGACTTTCAGCCTGAGCCAAGCCATCGTCGAATGCACATTAAAACCAGTTGTTGCACGTAAGTTACTTGcgtattcattcatattttgaCAATCAAAATACAACAACCTACAACATTCCAACATCTCTATGTTCACAGCATGCCAGGCTATTCTGAAAATCGGACAGTGACAACTCGACATTGtaagaaatgttaaaatttaagttGGCAGATGAAGAAAACAACATTCAGGTCttataacaattaattactgGGATCCATACTATGCAAATATCTCACACGCCATGTTCAACTTCTCCAAGTGTTTTTATTATATGTGACAGTAAATGACATTAAGCAATCAGTGAACATCACCCATTAATAGACGTAATTTATGGCTCACCTTCTACTTGTTTCAGTAAAAGTACCTGTATCATAGTGCAACCAATTAATTACTTGATACTCAAAAACTAGTGTATTCTATCTGACACCGTCACAACTGAAAGGTTTTACTTATtcataatgttttaattaactgTTTTCAAGTGTTTTTACTTAGTATTTTATGTCACAATCATTTTAACCAACAAAGGGTATATTGCAATAAGGTCTTTTATGTACACATAGAATAGTTATGTCAACATTATGTGTATCCATTTTGGCAGTGTTAACATATTAAGATGTAGTATCTTttctaacatctgaagatggcacacacaagtgccgaaaacgttcatgtaataaattaataaattataatactttATATAAAAACAGATAAGCATTGAAGGCCTATTCAAACTTTATTATATTCTAACCTAGCAAGCCAAGGCAAGGCAAgacaaagcaagcaagcaaagaaaGCAAGCGTAAGCAAGGCAAGCCAAAGCAAGGCAAGGCAAAGCAGGCAAGCCAAAGCAAGGGAAGCCAATGCAAGCAAGCCAAAGCAAGGCAAACCAAACAAGGCATGCCAAAGCAAGCAAGCCAAGCCAAGGCACAGCAAGCCAAAGCAAGGCAAGGCAAAACAAAGCCAAGCAAAGGCAAGCAAGACAAGGCGAAGCAAGCAAGCCAAGGCAAAGAAAGCAAGGCAAGGCAAAGCAAGGAAGCCAAGGAAAGGCAAGGCAAAGCAAGCAAGCCAAGCCAAGGCAAGGTAAAGCAAGCAAGTCAAGGTAAGGCAAAGCAAGCCAGAGTAAGACAAGGCAAACCAAAACAAGCCAATGCAAAGTAAGCAAGCCAAGGCAAGGCAAAGCAAGCAAGCCAAAGCAAGCAATCCAAGGCATGGCAAGGCAAGCAAGCCAATGCAAGGCAAGGTAAAGCAAGCAAACCAAAGCAAGGCAAAGCAAGGAAGCCAAGGAAAGGCAAGGCAAGGCAAAGAAAGCAAGGCAAGGCAAAGCAAGGAAGCCAAGGAAAGGCAAGGCAAAGCAAGCAAGCCAAGGCAAGGTAAAGCAAGCAAGTCAAGGTAAGGCAAAGCAAGCGAGAGTAAGACAAGGCAAGCCAGAGTAAGACAAGGCAAACCAAAACAAGCCAATGCAAAGTAAGCATGGCAAGGCAAGCAAGTCAATGCAAGGCAAGGCAAAGCAAGCAAACCAAGGCAAGGCAAAGCAAGGAAGCCAAGGAAAGGCAAGGCAAGGAAAGGCAAGGCAAGGCAAAGCAAGCCAAGGCAAGGTAAAGCTGGCAAGGTGAGGCAAGGCAAAGCAAGCAATCCAAAGCAAGGCAAGGCAAAGCAAGCAAGCTACAGCAAGGCAAGCCAAAGCAGGGCAAGCCAAAGCAAGGCAAGCGAAAGCAGGCAATCCAAAGCAAGGCAAACCAAAGCAAGCAAGGCATGCGAAAGCAAGGTAAGCTAAAGGAAGCTGTCAAAGAAAGCAAGCCAAAGCGAGGTAAGCCAAAGGAAGCTAAGTGAAAGGAAGCAAGCCAAAGCAAGGGAAGCGAAAGCAAGCAAGCCAAAGCAAGGCAAAGCAAGCATACTAATGCAAGGGAAAGCAAGCAAGCCAAAGCAAGGCAAGGCAAAGCAAGCAAGCCAAAGCAAGGCGAAGCAAGTAAGCCAAGGCAAGGCAAAATAAAGCAAGCCAAAGCACGGCAAGCCCAAGCAAGCAAGCCGAAGCAGGCAAGCCAAAGCAACGTAAGCCAAAGCAATGTAAAACAAAGGAAGCTAAGTCAAAGCAAGGAAAAGTAAGCAAGCCAAGGCAAGGCAAATTAAAGCAAGCCAAAGCAGGGCAAGCCAAAGCAAGCAAGCCAAAGCAAGGCAAGCCAAAGCAAGACAAGCCAAAGCAAGGCAAGCTAAAGCAAGCAAGTCAATGCAAGGCAAGGCAAGCCAAAGTAGGTAAGCCAAATCAATGCAAGCCAAAGTAAGGCAAGCCAAAGCAAGCAAGCCAAAGCAGGTAAGCCAAAACAAGGCAAAGCTAGCCAAAGCAAGCAAGGCAAAGCAAGGCAAAGCATATCAAGGCAAGCAAGGCAAAGCAAGCAAGGCAATGCAAGCCAAAGGAAGCAAGGCAAAGCAAGCCCAAGCAAGCCAAAGCAAGTGAAAACAAGGCAAAGCAAGCCTAAGTAAGGATAAGCAAGCCAAAGCAAGCAAACAAGCCAAGGGGGAAACATCTGAAAATGGCTCTTAGATAAAAGAATTTATAACTACTTAGGCCTAAAAAGACGACGAAGCCCAGAAAATACATACCTTAAACAAGGGCAGGAGGAACTCTTCGTTATCTCCTCCTAAAAAGACGACGAATCCTAGAAAATACATTCCTTAAAAAAGTGCAGCAGCGATTCGTTGttctttcttcatcttcttcttctgctggtggGTGCTCCAATGAGGGACCTGGCATGGGCGCTGGCCTGGGTGCTGGCATGGGTGCTCGCCTGGTAGCTTGTCCTGCCCTGCGTGCTCGCATGGAAACTCGAGCTGCCACGGAATGAAAGAAGCCTTCATGCAAGGCTTGTCTTAGCCTGCGAGCTCGCTTGGAAACTCGAGCTGCCATGCGACGAAGAAAGCCTTCAGCCAAGGCTTGTCGTGGCCTGTGAGCTTGCATGGGAGCTCGAGCTGGCACAGGATGAAAAAAGCCTTTATCCAAGGCTTGTTTTGGCCTATGGGCTCGCATGGGAGCTCGAGCTGGCACGGGATGAAAAAAGCCTTTATCCAAGGCTTGTTTTGGCCTATGGGCTCGCATGGGAGCTCGAGCTGGCACAGGATGAAGAAAGCTTTCATTCAAGACTTGTTGTGGCCTGTGAACTCCCGTGGGAACTCGAGCTTGCACGGGACGAAAAAAGCCTCCATCAAAGTCTTGTCCTGGGCTGCAGGCTCGCATGGAAGCTTGAGAGTTCTTGTCGCAATAATGGGGGTTATCCAAGGGTTGTTGTGGCCAGGGAGCTCGCTCGGGAACTCGAGCTTGCATGCCAGAAAAAAAGCCTTCATCCACGTCGTCGTCTGAGAGGTctacaacaaacaaaataaactttatgGTCAAGCATGTGCCATTGCATTCACTAGCTTTAagtgaatggcatattaatagaCTGAGGATTCATATGGAACTGCATATTTTTACTGCCCATTTGCAAGtcattttatatatgttttgaaCAGGGGCGGACGcaagattttttttcggggagggatttgaggagatagtaaaaatggagtaatgggaaataagtttatatactcacaatttgtttccgagtcacaaacatttacaagttggcctgagaaGCGTAGTATGTATAGCCTTCTGtgttcgaagttgcgggttctaccccaacccagctggatggcatttaagtgtgtttgaatgtgacaggcctcatatcagtcgatttactggcatgtaaaagaagttctcagggaaaaaattccggcacaccgcgactctgatataacctcggcaattgcgagcattgttaaataaaccataatttttttattttaacatttacaatgactccaatacaaaaagaatgacatttacagaagaaggcgacgagtcttcttagacatttcatccagtacttcatgaacttttacttctacatttttatgtatatacatcaaggccagtgcatttaatctgtctgcgCCCAttgtgctcctcaagtaagtcttcaaataccgcaatgttgggAACGACCATTCTGATGTTGCtatagttacaggcaacgtgcagaaaagtttcagcgccttgtgagtgcagggaaaaacaatttcattgcacctgttcaaagatgatataaaatcagtagttattaggtgaagatttttctgatcaagaaaatttcttctccacatcatcaattcattgaagaaagactctggtgatgcatcaacatcattgggccactgatcactacagcctcaacagcagtttctaaatcttcatctgatgctcacACTATGTTTTTAgacagcaaagtttgtatggagtttaggattcccttatgatttaaaaacctgtccttgagctgactaatgaaatagtctaagaagagaaggacaATTAAAAGCctgaaatactcttcatgactgtcttgaagtaagaatgctgtgtttgtctccctgcagttcttggaatttaacactttagcaaagagaattatgtggaaaactctctaattccttgtacattcacgaattaaaattaatattatttttgtttcttgtttcgtatttttctcaaaatttcgggaggggatatatccccttaatccccccccccttgcatccgcccctggttTTGAACAACTGTAAAGacgaatattcaaaattaattgtacataatttttgcatatttcaagcgttcctgtatataatagactattGAGCAtgcaatgtaacatatttttagtattttgtgggaTAAAGctccaaattagcatattttgtaaaaacaataatattctgaaCTGTTTGTCAGCacataatatttttctcttaactgTACTCGATGATCGGAAAATTCTTGCATATGCAGTGTGGCTGTGGAAAAACCAAAACAATCACACTATGCTTTTGTTCCATTTTGCTACTGcacaagaagcattcccaaacacctCTACCTACCAGACTCCACCATCAACATCCATACACAAAATAGGCCATGTGGCCTAttgtaaatccatggcgctacagcctatggacggccaagatcgaccagccagctgctagcctcacgtccacataccgaagcagaggtggacgatcatccaaccagaatggaggtatcgtgtggttaacacgatgattcccccagccattataggtgGTTTACAAAACTGGATTTTCACTActtgtcgtagctccccaagtgcatcacgatgctggatgggcaccagtcccatacactggtcgaaatttcatgagaaaatttcttcctccatgaggactcgaaccaccgtgcattctgtaatgcgagtcccaggcaggatgccttagaccacaatgccACGGCGTGGGACATGTGGCCTATTATGATCTGACAATAAAGAGGAATTTTCTCCCCAACTCTTTCTGGGATATCCCAGAGATCTTTCCCCATGGCGTTGATAGTGAAATATAGCTTTTGGGATTTTGTGACATCTCACACATCGCAAATGGCTCATCCAATTGTTCTGATATCTCTGTATGAAATGGAATACTGATTCCAGACTGAGTTCTTCCATTACTTCATCGTTGCGTTTATGGTCCCATTTTGTATATCATGCTGTTCTTCACATAAATCTCATTTCGttagctgttattctgctttcattCATCCActttaatgtccatattttactaCCATAACAGAGTGCAAGGTTTGTTACAGGTGTATTCTAGTGCTTTTCTGTACCAGGGAAGGTTTCATTACCATGTTGATTATTCCCATAGTTTTgaagtattttacaattttgctcatatCCAGATcattatcaaatattaatttgtagcaAAGATATGTAAAATCTTTAGCTCATTATAAAATATTGcatctaaacatattttactagGGACAGGATATTTTCTCGAGAATGCcataactttgttttttttttttccatgttatattttttgcaatgatattttaattaggcctatgtcacaGAATAAATACCAAACTTTTTTtacagtgttaatatttagtcTACATCTGCTTGATTAggttcgaagtcttgtgcttcataaatcctgaagcacaagacttcgaaccTAGTCAAGCAGATATAtactaaatattaacactgtaAAGAAGTTTgctatttattctgtgatatgtaagtgttaaaagtgtatatacaaaAATGAAGAATCATTAAATTATGTACTAAgtactgtaaataattttctgtAAGTGCTATTAAAACTAAGTCATTTGCAAATATCAATGAACctagtttttaatttttgtttacctGCAACTGACCATATCGCATTTGTCTCCATCCCTgaagaattttataataataatagaaataaatagcgCACAATGTGCATTGATTTATATGTCCTTTGCAGGTTCACTGATGGAGCATATTCTTGCTGGACATCTCATGATATGGTATCTGTCGCACAGTTGGGCACACAGTTTACACACGCATGTATCCCTTGGGTCATGAAAACTTGTTGTCACACACATTTTGAAATGGAAACCATGCACAGCTAGTCCTGTTACTAAGTGTCTCATCTGAAAGTTTGTCTCAGTCCACTCGCGTCGCGTCACTGCCT
It encodes:
- the LOC138702791 gene encoding uncharacterized protein gives rise to the protein MTESNGENERRSTTTTWNEEALMLPGAVETRSLIDIRTALEQENTIYRCTILDSDDEYGEDLHSIHSDSTPHDTTGKMAKPMTVHDATETSSSDYLFEASSQYAEWEKNIEYEALDYLLNVERALFDLKDYEDLSDDDVDEGFFSGMQARVPERAPWPQQPLDNPHYCDKNSQASMRACSPGQDFDGGFFRPVQARVPTGVHRPQQVLNESFLHPVPARAPMRAHRPKQALDKGFFHPVPARAPMRAHRPKQALDKGFFHPVPARAPMQAHRPRQALAEGFLRRMAARVSKRARRLRQALHEGFFHSVAARVSMRARRAGQATRRAPMPAPRPAPMPGPSLEHPPAEEEDEERTTNRCCTFLRNVFSRIRRLFRRR